From the genome of Salvia splendens isolate huo1 chromosome 7, SspV2, whole genome shotgun sequence:
AAAGTAAGTGTATAACTAAAGGaataactaatactccctccgtccgccattaggagtctcatttcttggcggcaccggtttttaaaaatgttaaaaaaagtgggTGGGCATAACTAAAGGaataactaatactccctccgtccgccatcaggagtctcatttcttggagGCAtcggttttaaaaaatgttaaaaaagtgggtggaaaaaagttagtggaatagggggtCTCACTAGTGTAtaatagttttaaatgaaatgtgagtggaataagttagtagaaggtgggaccctattaccatttatggtaaaagtgaaccgggactcctattcgcggacggactaaattGGTAAAACGGGgtaaaacgggactcctattcgcggacggagggagtattgttaGTTTTGTTAGTAGATGATGACATATGTGTTGATGTTGTATTTTTAAAGCTACAAGTATATGAACTAActaaaaattttaaagaatTCTATAAGTATCATCATATATTAAGGTTTGAATACGTAATATTCTTAAAGTTAAACTTCATAATCATCTTTTTTACATCTtggataaaaaaattataaaaaaattagatgtAATCAAGATTGAATGTTTCATTCATGATTTAGTTGGAAACTTATGTTGATATTAAACTATTATTGTTTGAGTCCATTCGGAGAAATCCAAAATATTGGAATGATATAGACAAAATTAACATATCTTGTGCACAAGATGACATGCATAAAGAGAGaaatatactattattagtGATTAATCACCTAATTACATTAAAAACACTAATTATAGAAGGTGGGCCTCTGATGGGCCTGGGCTGGGCTTCGGATGGTCATGTGCCTAGGTCGGGCCTGGGTTTACAAAATGGCCCAATTGGAGCCTATCTCAACTGATGAGCCCAGCCCAAGCCCGCTTCGTTTCACTAGTGGGTCGGGCCTGGGCCGAGCTGGGTCGGGCAATTGATAACTCTATTCCAGacattatgttttgaattattACATTCTATACATTTCAACTCGGGTCACAATCAGTCTAAAATGGACGGATCCGTCAAATATTAACAGTCAATGGGTGTTTACCCAATTTTGACCCAATTAAtcattttgaattaattaaaaaataataataataaatagggATTCGCTAATTTTGTCAGAGATGAAATCGATCGGATACACCCCCGACTGCGGCAACTGCAACTACCTAATTGTGACTCTTTCGAAAATCGATCAATTTGGGGAAGTGGTGGAGGTATTGAAAGTAATGGGGGGGGCGGGATGCGACAGCTACGGGGGATTGATTGTTGAGTTGAGCGAGGCGAGGAAGGTGGACGCCGTGGTGGAGGTGGTGAGGGAGATGGTGTGTAAGGAGGGGGGTGAGGCCGAGGGAGGAGACGGTGGAGAAGGTGGTGGGGGCGATGACGAGGGATTGGGAGGCGGGCAGGGCGGCGGAGATGGTGGAGATGTTGGAGGGGGAGGGATTTGGGGTGTGTGAGGGGGTTTTGGAGGGGTGTTTGGAGGATAAGAGGTTTGTGTTGGCGGGGAAGGTCGCGGCGGCGATGTATGGTAGGGAGTTTATAccgtttatatttttatttataatatactccctccgtcccacataatttgggacactttgaccgggcacgagttttaagaaatgtaatgaaaagtgagttgaaaaagttagtggaatgtgggtcctacttttatatattagttttataattaaatgtgagtaggaatgagttagtggaatgtgaggtccactaccaaaaatgataaaagtgaaatgggtcaaattatgtagGACGACCCgaaatggaaaactgggtcaaattatgtggaacggagggagtaaaagttattttatttataataataattattatttttaaattaatcaaaaataattaattgggTCAAAATCGAGTAAACACCCGTTGACTGTTCATATTTAACGGATCCGTCCATTTTGGACTAATTGTGGCCCGAGTTGAAATGTATaggatgcaataattcaaaacgtaaCGTATgagaccaaaatcataaatggccatatgtttaggactacttttggcctttactctaaacAATATTATTGGTTTCTTCATAAATATCTAACCGTGAGATATCTCTCTAAAAAATACAAGTAGGGATGTTAATTGGATCGGCTTAGCATATTTCGAATTGATCCTACTGAGGTTGCGGGTTTATCAAGCGTAGGCTATGTAATTTTATTggatagaaaaaattaaaatcttacCTATATGTTTGGATTTATGACTTACCCACTCGACTAACCGGCCTCTTAACAATGAAATTAACATGTGATCAGTCAAATgcataatgatgaaaattagtcaTTGTTATAGAATATATATACCCTCTTCGTCCGTCAattatagtctcattttgactTGGCACGGGTTGTAAGAAATTTTTTAACTTTGTGAAAAATATTGAGAAAATgggttagagcatctccaagagTAAAATTATATAAgtaccatatttacctttttttttcttgaaaaaacaTTCTCCAAGTGGAGAGGTATTTGAGAAAGAATGTTTGTTTTATAAAAGAacgtgagtggaatgagttagttgaataGTAAATCCATTtacctaaaatggaaaaaatcaaaTGAGAGTTTTAATCACAGACATGCCGAAATAATGGGGCTTTAAAttgcggacagagggagtaataattttttGGATGTACGCCCTATGTCTTACTCTATGTATATTATTTCCTATTCGGCACATGATTGtatgtagggatgtcaattgggCTAACCCGTTCGAGTTCGGGTCAACCCACTCGGTTGCCGGGATATTTGGGTGCGGGCTATTCAGGTTTGAATTTTTCGAGTCATAAATTTTCAACCATAACCCTAACCCGTTGGGTTTTGGGCTAATCCATCGAGCTATTTGGTGAGAGGATGAAGATTtcgcggatcaagttatatggaaaaatAACCGACTGGGTGGATCAGTTTGCAAATGTcgttgcgacttgatcaaggcgcttctctctctcacaaaaaatatttataactccctaacATGCAACCTACTTTTAACGGTAAAGCAGCAAGTACGAGGTCGATCCCATAGAGAAactggtgcgttgagtgtgtgtttagtgaacagaGTTTGGTtgcggccacgctttaagttgaGAGTTTTAAACTACTGTATTAAACCAAACAGAATGtaactatctacttgatcaaggaacataTCATGCTGAAAACCGTAAACTGATCAGGTAAGCGACAGACTGAAAATAAATGACTTAGCTACTTTAACATGCTACGAATCTACGAAACACTTTTCCATTCAACATTATGCAAGCTCAAACTTTGGATCTGGGTATTTAAGACTAAACTAAGCTCAAATAGTCAACAAGATTTCCGAAAACAAACAACTTTGATTTAAAACAGAACTCAGAACAGATCTTGGAAAATGCGGAATATAAAACAAGAACGATTGCTTTCAACTACTTGACAAATACGAAATTGAACTAAGTAACTAGAACTGAAATGAAAGAAAGTGATAGATCCGAGAGATCCTCGGTCGGAAACTGAAACGGCGGTGAACGGATCTGGATctctctgtcgcgctcccttctACTCTCTAGCTAACCATTCTAACTCTCTACTGGAAAACGGAACTAAAACTActgataaaagaaaataaacgggagaagaaagaaaaaacccaa
Proteins encoded in this window:
- the LOC121810633 gene encoding pentatricopeptide repeat-containing protein At1g06270-like; translated protein: MKSIGYTPDCGNCNYLIVTLSKIDQFGEVVEVLKVMGGAGCDSYGGLIVELSEARKVDAVVEVVREMVCKEGGEAEGGDGGEGGGGDDEGLGGGQGGGDGGDVGGGGIWGV